CTACTTTTGTAAAAAATCCTATAATAAATAAAAATGCTGACAACAAAGCAATATTTCTGGGTAAGCTTTTAATAACTTCTCCAATATTGGTTATCATTACAGGATTTCCAGCCATATAGAAAAGTAAAATAATCCCCAACAAGCTAAAAAGAATTCCTACATTAATTAAAATAAGATATTTAAATCCTGCTTTCAGTGATTCTTTATTTAAATTAAAGACAATAAGATAAACCGAAAGAATGCTACCGAGTTCAAGTGTAATATACAACCAGAAAAGATTATTCAAACTGAATGTGAGATTCATAAATCCTGTTGAAAGAAGTATAACACTATAGTAAATATGAAAGTTTTCTTTTCTATGGCTGTATGCTTTGGAAATATAAGCTGATGAATATAAAATTACCATTAGAGCAACAAACTCAACCATTAATTGCATAATTATACTGAATCCATCTATATAAAATGTTTGAGTAAGCAACAACGCCTTTTTATCTGATAGATTTAAGGCATTCCAGCATGAAGCTGTAGAGAATATAGCTAAACTTATTGATAAAATTGAAATTAACTCTTTTATAAATCTTTTTTTACCGAAAAGAAAAACTATCAAAGATGCCAAAGAAGGAGCTATGAAACTAAAGAAATATATCAACCATTCAAAGCTCATAGTTGACTCCTTTGAGAGTTTGATTCTTTAAATTTTTTAATCTCTTCTTTAACAAATACTTCATTTAGTCTGATAATAAGATAAACAAAAAATAGTATAGCTATAATGAAATTAAAAGTTAGAGAAATCTCAATAAATTTTGGCATATGTGGAATCATGCTTATTATTAAAAAATGGATGCCGTTTTCAATAATAAAAAAGCTTATTATCATTTTTACAATGTCTCTTTTAGACATAAAGAGACAAAAACCATAAATAAAAAGAGTCAATCCACATGAAAAGCTTGAAATTACATAAGGGAGATAGAATGATTTAAATATTTCAACAAAATGATAACCAACAGAAAGCACAACTATTGATAAAGCTATAGAAAGAGGATGAGATATTGATGGTTTTGTTTCTATTTCAAGTCTATTTTTTAGACATTTAAGTAAAAGAATTGGCATTAAAATGGCTCTTACAACTAAATCTAATATTCCTATGAGATAAAGAGATGATATTTCATTGATGTATCCGATAGTAAAAACTGCAATAACAATAAACAGAGAATGAGGGACAAGACTTAAAACTGAAAATTTTAAATTTTTAGCTTCGCCTGTAAGAAAAGTAAAAAATAAAATTGCGATGTAGATTATTTCCATATTACACTCCTAATAGAGCTAAAAGTATAGATGTTAATGAAAAAAGAGCAAGAGTTAAATTATATTTCAATGCTTGGTCAATCCTGAGTCTTGGATTTAAAGCCTCAATAAGTGTACTTATAAAAATAATTGCTGTGACTTTTACTAATGCAATTAATATATTCAGTAAATCGTTTTCTAAAAAGGGCCAAGGAACAAAAATTTGTGTAAATACAAGGCAGAAAAGAACCTGTCTTGACATGTTTGCCCATTTAACGCACGCATACTTAGGACCACTTAATTCAATTAAAACACCTTCTGCGATTTCCTGTTCAGCTTCAGATATATCAAAAGGAATTTTACCAATCAGTGCCTGAAGTGAAAGAAATACGCATACTGTTGACAAAAGCATTGAAACATTTGGACCATTTGAATAATACCATAAGACTATATCTCCAATTTTAAAAGAACCAGCGTTTATAGCACCTGTTATAAGAGCAATTGCGAGAATTGGTTCAACTGAAAGATGAAGCATCATTTTTCTTGAAGCTCCGATATAAGCAAAGGGATTTTCTGAGGCAGAGGCTGTAATAATTATTGCAATTCCAACAACTGTGATTATATAAATAAAAAGAAATATATCGCCCCAGAAGTTTAATGGTGGAGTTAATTCTGTTATGGGGATTAAAAGAGATGCCATACCGATACTTATAATTGAAAGATATGGTGAAAGTCTGAAAAGCGGATTTATTGTTGACTTTAAATCTTCTTTGCCCATTAATTTGATAATATCGTAGTAAGATTGAAGGGGAGGAGGTCCGATTCTGCTTTGTATTAATGCTCTTACTTTTCTTGTAAATCCATCAAAAAATGGGGATAAAATTAAAACAATTAATATATTCACAATGGATGAAAAAATTACAAATTCAGGATTCATTACCTTCCTCCTGAAAAATAAAAAAGTAAAATAAAAATGAAGATGCTACCAAATATTAGCCATATAATATATTTTTCTGTTATTGAATTATAAATCTGAGCTAAAAATTCAAAAAATTTTGTCAGTTTATCTACAATGGGATAGTAAAGCCATTCATCAACTCGAAGAATTTTTAAAAAGCTTTCTGGTACCGAAAATTTAATTGCTGGAATTCCAACTGGATAAAATCCTTTAAATTGAATCTTTCCTATTTTGAAGCTCACGAGATCTTTAAATGGCTGATAAAAACTATGCCCCTTGTATACCACTTCTTCAGGAGCATGTTCTTTACCGCCATACCATGTTTCTACATCTCTCTTTGGTGCTTTAGCATATCGTTCAAAAGAAAAAATTAAAATAGTCAGAATTATTAAAGGAATCATGATAAAAATAGGAAACCAGGCACCTTGGGAATAATTTTCAACAAAATTGATACCAACTCCTAACATATTACCAACAAATACTGAGGAAAATTTTGGTAATGAACCAGATGAAGCAATTACCGCGTTATAAATAATTTTTAAAGGAATAAAAGGAAATAGCCCTGCTAAAAGGCAAATAAATGCAAGTATTATTTGAGATAAAACCATACTCCATGGTAGATTCCTTTTTTCATCAATTGTACCTTGAAGCTTTCCCATAAAAGCTGAGTTTACAAATTTAAGAAAAGATGCTAAGGTTACGGCAGAGATAAAAACAGAGATAATTCCAAAAACTATAAATGCTCCCCTTATCAAGAAGAATACTTCTGACTGTTTTGCTGACCAGATTGATGATTCAAAAATCAGCAGTTTTGATATAAAACCATTAAAAGGTGGAACTCCCGCTATTGATAAAGAACCAATCAGCGCGGTGATTGCTGTAAGAGGCATTACTTTCATCAATCCTGAGACCTTATTCAGGTCAGTAGTTCCTGTTTTATAAAAAATAGAGCCAGCATTGAGAAACAAGAGACTTTTATAGATAGAATTATTAAAAACATGAAATAATCCTCCAACTAATGCAATAGAAGCAAGAAAAGGATTAATTCTTATAAAATAAAGTCCTACTCCTATCCCAAGGAACATATATCCAACCTGTCCAATGGCATGAAATGACATAAGTCTCTTAGCTTCATCCTGTGTTAGAGCAGCAATTGTTCCCACAAAGATTGAAAAAACTCCGAAAGATGCGATTATAAATCCCCATATTTGAGTATGAAATGAAAAAGGTATTACTGAGCAGAAAAATCTAAAAAGTGCATAAACTGCAAGCTTTGACATTACTCCACCAAAAAAAGAAGAAGCTGATGATGGAGGTTGAGGATATGTATTTGGTAACCAGAATCCAAAAGGAAGAACACCAGCTTTTGTCACAAAAGCTATGAAAATACAGAATAAAATAAAATGAGATAGATAAGGTTGATTTTTTATTATTAATGAAAAACTTTTATTGATTTCTTTAAAAGAAAAATCATTGCTATATGAATAAAGTATTACAGAAGCAAGAATTAAAAAAGCTGTTGTCACATGTGTTGCAATAAAGTATTGAAGTCCTCCTTTAAGTGCTGATTTCTTTTCTCTTTCAAAAATAACAAGAAACCATGAACTTAGTGTCATCAACTCCCAGAACACTATGAAAAAGAGAAAATCTTTTACAGAGACTACTCCAATAGAGGCAATAAAAAGTAGTATTAAAAATGGATAAAATCTTTTTGGCGAGTTCGTTTTATATACATCAAGATATTTCCATGAAAATAAAGATACACAAAAAGAAACCAGAGATATTATCAACAGAAATAAAGCAGAGAGAGAATCAATACTTATAGTAAAAGAAGAGTTCAGTAGTGGTTTAAGTGAAAAGATTTCCTGTTCAATAAATTTGTTTTCAATTATTACATCTAAGGAAAAATAAAAAATACAAAATGAAGAAAAAATCATCATAATTAATGTTATAAATCCAGAAAAATTTTTATTTTTAATAAAAGATGTTAAAACCATCCCTGAGATTAGAGCTAAAAAGGAAACATCAATATATTGCATTTAATATCCTCCTAATAATGCTTTAATAAAAGGATAGCCAATTATAGGAGATACAATGTTCAGAACTAAAAGACATATTAAGCTAAGTTTCATAGATAAAGGGATTTTATCAGCAGCGTTCAATACCTTTTGTGATGCTTCACCGAAAAAGACTTTGTGTCCGACAAAAATATACCAGCAAAAAGCAAGAATGCTTTCAAAAATAGCAATTAAACCAAAGAGATTTGTAGTCACATTTTTAAGCTCAAAAGCTCCCGTAAAAATCATAAATTTACTCCAGAATCCTGAAAAAGGTGGAATCCCAATTATCGCAAACATTCCTGTAAGAAAACATGCCGTAAAAAGAGGAAATCTTTTTGAGACTCCTTGAAGTTCTCTAATACTTTTTGAGCCAGTGGCATAGGCAATTGCACCAACTGAGAGAAAAAGTAATCCTTTAGCAAACCCATGATTTATTATATGAAAAATTCCTCCTATTCCCCCTGTTTTTGAACCATAAATTCCGAGAGATATACCAAAAAGAATATATCCAAGATGACCGATTGTTGAATAAGCAAGCAGTTTTTTTAAGTCATCCTGGAAATAATATAAAATCACTGAAACCATCATTGTTGAAATAGCAATTATTCCTATGACAAAAGCTTCACTTTCTGCCAAAGAAGCATTTGAAAGATAAATTCTTGCCATTAAATAAACTCCTGCCTTAACCATTGCTGCTGCATGAAGATAAGCACTTACAGGTGTTGGTGCAACCATTGCATCTGGTAGCCATGTAAAAAGAGGTATTTGAGCAGATTTTGCTGATGCTGCAAAAAATAAAAGGATAAAAACAAGAGACTTAGTAGATAATGACCCGATTACAGAAAAATCAAATGATTTTGCTTCAGAATACATTAAAGCAAGAGCAATCAAGAAACTAAGTCCTCCAATATGAGTCATTATAAAGGCTTTTAATCCAGAAAAGAGAGCTTTTTGTTCTTTTGTATATGAAATTAATGCCCACGAACAAAGAGTTGTTATTTCCCAAAAGAAAAATAGCTGTAAAAAATTAACTGCTGTAACAATTCCAACCATTGCACCTATAAAAAGAAGCATGAAGAAATAATAATTTCCGAGGGGTTTATAAAATTGATGATCAGCATTTAAAGGAGACATATATCCAGCGGAATATAAAATGACCAAAAAGCCAATTACAATTATAAGAATAAGCAAAATTGATGTTAAAGGGTCACAAATAAGTCCGAAATTTATTTCACTATTTAACCATTTAAAGAGTGAAAAATTGTAATAAATCTTAATTTTTGAAATAGAAATCTCAAAAAAATTGAACAGTCCAAATAAAAGCGTAATTAAAGAAAAAATAGAAGCCATAAATCCAGCTTTATTTTTGCATATGTAAGCAAAAAATGCTCCTATAAATGGTGTAATTAGTGTTAATATAAGAAAATCCATAGATAATCCTTAAACATTTCCTTTTCTTTTACATTCAGCACATATTTTAAGTTTGTTAATCTGCTCTTCACTTTTATCTTGAAGTCTTTCTATTTGTTTATTCAACATATTCAATGAAGTAAACGGCTTGCCACAAACAATGCATTTAACCATTTTTATTTTTATAGTAATCTCAAGATCTTTTTTATTATCAGTTGCAAGTTCATACTCATGGGTAATACAAATTGCTTTTTCAGGACAGGCAGCAGCGCATCTTCCGCAATATATACATCTTCCTGACGAAAACATTACTATTCTTTCATCTTTGTAATTTTCAATAGTTATTAATCTTGAAGGACATGTTCTCACGCAATTGCCACATCCTATGCATTTATTAGGGTCAACCTCAAGCCTTCCTCTTAGATTTTCCGGTGGAGTAACCGGAACAAATGGATAGGGTCTTGTGATTTTTTTATGTCTTGATGATAGTAAAAGTGCTTTTATCTTGCTTTTAAACATTTTTTAATTCCTCTGCTGTATAGACCTTTATAGAATTTGTTTTTAAATCAACAATTTCATATCTTTCAGTGCAGGAAAAACACGGGTCAATGCTTCCAATAATTAAAGGAGCATCAGCTATTGAAGCCCCTTTAAGCATAACTGAGAGAGCCTGATAATTTTGATATGATGGAGCTCTTACGCTCCATCGGTAAGGTCTTCCCTCTGGTCCTGTCATGACATAATGAAAAAGTTGTCCTCTTGGTGCTTCAATATATGAGACTGCCTCTTTCCATGGCTCAATTTTTGAGATTTTTATTGAAGTTGGTCCCTCTGGAATATTCTCAAGAATCTGTCTGATAATATTTATTGAAATTAAAATTTCCTCTAACCTTACGATGGTTCTTGCCCATACATCTCCTGATTTGTTCAAAGGAATTCTAATATTTAACATCGGATAAGCAGCATATGGGAAATTAGTTCTCATATCAATATTTATTCCTGAACCTCTTGCAACAGGACCGCATACACAGTACTTTTTAGCATCATCGTATTTTAAGACCCCTACATTTTTAAATCTTAATTGTATTACCTCATCATCAAGAATAATTTCTCTGAGTTCTCTTACTTCCTTTTCAATTTGAGAGATTACCTTGTCTATATCTTTTAAGTGCTGGTTATGAACATCTATTGTCACTCCTCCAACAATATTTATGCCATAAGTTTTTCTATTTCCTGTAATAATTTCACAGATATACATTACTGGTTCACGAATTCTCCAAGCCTGCATAAAAAGCGTATCAAAACCAACAATATGAGCTGCTAAACCTACCCATAAAAGATGACTATGGAGTCTCTCAAGTTC
The Thermodesulfovibrio yellowstonii DSM 11347 DNA segment above includes these coding regions:
- a CDS encoding respiratory chain complex I subunit 1 family protein encodes the protein MNPEFVIFSSIVNILIVLILSPFFDGFTRKVRALIQSRIGPPPLQSYYDIIKLMGKEDLKSTINPLFRLSPYLSIISIGMASLLIPITELTPPLNFWGDIFLFIYIITVVGIAIIITASASENPFAYIGASRKMMLHLSVEPILAIALITGAINAGSFKIGDIVLWYYSNGPNVSMLLSTVCVFLSLQALIGKIPFDISEAEQEIAEGVLIELSGPKYACVKWANMSRQVLFCLVFTQIFVPWPFLENDLLNILIALVKVTAIIFISTLIEALNPRLRIDQALKYNLTLALFSLTSILLALLGV
- a CDS encoding complex I subunit 5 family protein, with protein sequence MQYIDVSFLALISGMVLTSFIKNKNFSGFITLIMMIFSSFCIFYFSLDVIIENKFIEQEIFSLKPLLNSSFTISIDSLSALFLLIISLVSFCVSLFSWKYLDVYKTNSPKRFYPFLILLFIASIGVVSVKDFLFFIVFWELMTLSSWFLVIFEREKKSALKGGLQYFIATHVTTAFLILASVILYSYSNDFSFKEINKSFSLIIKNQPYLSHFILFCIFIAFVTKAGVLPFGFWLPNTYPQPPSSASSFFGGVMSKLAVYALFRFFCSVIPFSFHTQIWGFIIASFGVFSIFVGTIAALTQDEAKRLMSFHAIGQVGYMFLGIGVGLYFIRINPFLASIALVGGLFHVFNNSIYKSLLFLNAGSIFYKTGTTDLNKVSGLMKVMPLTAITALIGSLSIAGVPPFNGFISKLLIFESSIWSAKQSEVFFLIRGAFIVFGIISVFISAVTLASFLKFVNSAFMGKLQGTIDEKRNLPWSMVLSQIILAFICLLAGLFPFIPLKIIYNAVIASSGSLPKFSSVFVGNMLGVGINFVENYSQGAWFPIFIMIPLIILTILIFSFERYAKAPKRDVETWYGGKEHAPEEVVYKGHSFYQPFKDLVSFKIGKIQFKGFYPVGIPAIKFSVPESFLKILRVDEWLYYPIVDKLTKFFEFLAQIYNSITEKYIIWLIFGSIFIFILLFYFSGGR
- a CDS encoding hydrogenase 4 subunit D, coding for MDFLILTLITPFIGAFFAYICKNKAGFMASIFSLITLLFGLFNFFEISISKIKIYYNFSLFKWLNSEINFGLICDPLTSILLILIIVIGFLVILYSAGYMSPLNADHQFYKPLGNYYFFMLLFIGAMVGIVTAVNFLQLFFFWEITTLCSWALISYTKEQKALFSGLKAFIMTHIGGLSFLIALALMYSEAKSFDFSVIGSLSTKSLVFILLFFAASAKSAQIPLFTWLPDAMVAPTPVSAYLHAAAMVKAGVYLMARIYLSNASLAESEAFVIGIIAISTMMVSVILYYFQDDLKKLLAYSTIGHLGYILFGISLGIYGSKTGGIGGIFHIINHGFAKGLLFLSVGAIAYATGSKSIRELQGVSKRFPLFTACFLTGMFAIIGIPPFSGFWSKFMIFTGAFELKNVTTNLFGLIAIFESILAFCWYIFVGHKVFFGEASQKVLNAADKIPLSMKLSLICLLVLNIVSPIIGYPFIKALLGGY
- a CDS encoding 4Fe-4S binding protein; translated protein: MFKSKIKALLLSSRHKKITRPYPFVPVTPPENLRGRLEVDPNKCIGCGNCVRTCPSRLITIENYKDERIVMFSSGRCIYCGRCAAACPEKAICITHEYELATDNKKDLEITIKIKMVKCIVCGKPFTSLNMLNKQIERLQDKSEEQINKLKICAECKRKGNV
- a CDS encoding NADH-quinone oxidoreductase subunit C — translated: MSEIRETIVNITDKVETTDENLIVYSKPSQIKEVAKLLVMQGARFAHLTAIDFINQKNQIELNYFFSLIDDSMNVIVKIPLEASELSISSISEIIPAVIWSERECNDLFGINFEGHPDPRRLVLPDNWPQEVHPLRKNFSYNSKPPESKQPAPLKKPEEGKTVIPIGPFYPSLEEPAYFRLIVDGEEIADFDYRGFYVHRGIEKLAESVLNYQQIPFLAERICGICGFVHSCAYCQAVEKAAGIEIPLRAKFIRSLFLELERLHSHLLWVGLAAHIVGFDTLFMQAWRIREPVMYICEIITGNRKTYGINIVGGVTIDVHNQHLKDIDKVISQIEKEVRELREIILDDEVIQLRFKNVGVLKYDDAKKYCVCGPVARGSGINIDMRTNFPYAAYPMLNIRIPLNKSGDVWARTIVRLEEILISINIIRQILENIPEGPTSIKISKIEPWKEAVSYIEAPRGQLFHYVMTGPEGRPYRWSVRAPSYQNYQALSVMLKGASIADAPLIIGSIDPCFSCTERYEIVDLKTNSIKVYTAEELKNV